The following are encoded in a window of Jeotgalibacillus aurantiacus genomic DNA:
- the secA gene encoding preprotein translocase subunit SecA yields MLGILNKVFDGNKRDVKRFEKTAEQVETAAVEMDKLTDDQLRAKTEEFKARYEKGESTDDLMVEAFAVVKVGAKRVLGLDPYRVQIMGAAALHEGNISEMKTGEGKTLTSTMPVYLNALTGKGVHVVTVNEYLASRDAEEMGQLYQFLGLTVGLNLNSMDKDQKREAYLADITYSTNNELGFDYLRDNMVLYKEQRVQRPLHFAVIDEVDSILIDEARTPLIISGQAQKNTQLYIQTNAFVRNLRIDEDYTYDEKTKGVQLTEDGITKAEKAFRIDNLFDYAHVTLNHHINQSLKAHASMKADVDYVVEEGKVVIVDQFTGRLMKGRRYSDGLHQAIEAKEGLEIQNESMTMASITFQNYFRMYEKLSGMTGTAKTEEEEFRNIYNMRVVVIPTNREIVRDDKADLIYASIKGKYAAAVEDIAARHEKGQPVLVGTVAIETSEIIANELKKKGIPHNVLNAKNHGREAEIIADAGKRGAVTIATNMAGRGTDIKLGDGVKEIGGLAVIGTERHESRRIDNQLRGRSGRQGDPGVTQFYLSMEDDLMRRFGSDNMKNMMTRLGMDDSQPIQSKMVTRAVESAQKRVEGNNFDARKQLLEYDDVLRQQREVIYTDRNEILDSDSLRGIIEKMIESTVHGAVDAHAPMVEETAKWDLTGLEHFIFANLLPEGEIKASDLEGKSNEDMKSFIMDKVMARYDAREEELGERMREFEKVVLLRSLDTKWIDHIDAMDQLRQGIHLRAYGQINPLREYQNEGFAMFEAMQESVNEEVTKYIMKAEIRSNLERQEVAKGQAVNPKEEGATKKKPAPVRRENTVGRNDPCPCGSGKKFKNCHGAIQ; encoded by the coding sequence ATGCTTGGAATTTTAAACAAGGTGTTTGATGGGAATAAGCGTGATGTGAAACGGTTTGAGAAGACGGCTGAGCAGGTTGAGACTGCAGCGGTTGAGATGGATAAGCTGACGGATGATCAGCTTCGTGCAAAAACGGAAGAGTTTAAAGCGCGTTATGAAAAAGGTGAATCGACTGATGATTTGATGGTTGAAGCATTTGCGGTCGTGAAGGTTGGAGCAAAACGTGTGCTCGGACTGGATCCTTACCGCGTGCAGATCATGGGTGCGGCTGCCCTTCATGAAGGGAATATTTCTGAGATGAAAACCGGGGAAGGTAAAACACTGACTTCTACCATGCCGGTTTATTTAAATGCACTGACTGGGAAAGGTGTTCATGTTGTCACAGTCAACGAATATCTTGCCAGCCGTGATGCTGAGGAAATGGGTCAGCTGTATCAGTTTCTTGGACTGACAGTTGGGTTAAACCTGAACAGTATGGATAAGGACCAGAAGCGCGAGGCGTATCTGGCTGATATCACATATAGTACGAATAATGAGCTTGGGTTTGACTATCTTCGTGATAACATGGTGCTTTATAAAGAGCAGCGCGTTCAGCGTCCGCTTCATTTTGCCGTGATCGATGAGGTTGACTCGATTTTAATTGATGAAGCGCGTACACCATTAATCATTTCGGGTCAGGCACAGAAAAATACGCAATTGTATATTCAGACAAACGCATTTGTTCGTAATCTTCGAATCGATGAGGATTATACGTATGATGAAAAAACGAAGGGTGTTCAGCTGACAGAGGATGGAATTACAAAGGCTGAGAAAGCGTTCCGTATTGATAACCTGTTTGACTATGCTCACGTAACCCTGAACCACCACATTAATCAGTCGCTAAAAGCGCATGCGTCGATGAAGGCTGACGTAGATTATGTCGTGGAGGAAGGCAAGGTTGTGATCGTTGACCAGTTTACGGGTCGTTTAATGAAGGGCCGCCGTTACAGTGACGGTCTTCATCAGGCGATTGAGGCGAAGGAAGGTCTTGAGATTCAAAATGAATCGATGACGATGGCTTCGATCACGTTCCAGAACTACTTCCGTATGTATGAAAAGCTGTCCGGTATGACGGGTACTGCGAAAACGGAAGAAGAGGAATTCCGCAACATTTACAATATGCGTGTTGTGGTAATCCCAACAAATCGGGAAATCGTTCGTGATGACAAAGCGGATCTTATTTATGCCTCCATCAAAGGGAAATATGCCGCTGCGGTTGAAGATATTGCTGCACGTCATGAAAAAGGCCAGCCGGTGCTGGTCGGAACAGTAGCAATTGAAACGTCTGAAATCATTGCTAATGAGCTGAAGAAAAAAGGCATTCCGCACAACGTCCTGAATGCGAAAAATCATGGTCGTGAGGCGGAGATTATTGCTGATGCCGGTAAACGTGGTGCTGTGACGATTGCTACAAACATGGCTGGTCGTGGTACAGACATCAAACTTGGTGATGGTGTAAAGGAAATTGGCGGGCTTGCGGTCATCGGTACCGAGCGTCATGAATCACGCCGTATCGATAATCAGCTTCGTGGACGTTCAGGCCGTCAGGGAGATCCCGGTGTAACGCAGTTCTATCTTTCGATGGAAGATGATCTGATGCGCCGATTCGGGTCGGACAACATGAAAAACATGATGACCCGTCTTGGTATGGATGATTCGCAGCCGATCCAGAGTAAGATGGTCACCCGTGCCGTTGAATCTGCACAAAAGCGTGTTGAGGGTAATAACTTTGATGCGCGTAAGCAGCTTCTTGAATATGATGATGTGCTTCGTCAGCAGCGTGAAGTCATTTACACAGATCGGAACGAAATTCTGGATTCAGACAGCCTGCGCGGCATCATTGAGAAAATGATTGAGTCTACGGTTCACGGTGCAGTCGATGCACATGCACCAATGGTTGAGGAGACAGCGAAATGGGATCTGACAGGTCTTGAGCACTTCATTTTCGCGAACCTTCTGCCGGAAGGTGAAATTAAGGCATCTGACCTTGAAGGAAAATCGAATGAGGACATGAAGTCGTTTATCATGGATAAGGTTATGGCGCGTTACGATGCACGTGAGGAAGAGCTTGGCGAAAGAATGCGCGAGTTCGAAAAAGTAGTGCTTCTGCGTTCTCTCGATACGAAATGGATTGATCATATTGATGCGATGGATCAGCTTCGTCAGGGAATCCACCTTCGTGCGTACGGTCAGATTAATCCGCTTCGTGAATACCAGAATGAAGGCTTCGCGATGTTTGAAGCGATGCAAGAGTCTGTAAACGAAGAAGTAACCAAGTATATTATGAAAGCGGAAATCCGCAGCAACCTTGAGCGTCAGGAAGTCGCAAAGGGTCAGGCGGTTAATCCTAAAGAAGAAGGCGCAACTAAGAAAAAGCCTGCACCGGTTCGCCGTGAAAATACAGTAGGACGGAACGATCCATGTCCATGCGGCAGCGGTAAGAAGTTTAAGAACTGTCACGGTGCCATTCAATAA
- a CDS encoding YecA family protein, with translation MQVVGRNEPCPCGSGKKYKKCCASKKVVNLQTLLVNEQMDLQLAFLNEGKAPNPQNNKDSYQYILEETQDVFGEPQFLTVYLTYLFGLRETPSHWETFLDERIPQMERPRMKELASEWRQPVSVVADVGEMDEATREVQMTDLLDGTVYDVIIPEFHSWASIDFLFTYLLPLEDKWVPYGFMFPSVYTKDEKSTLVNRLQAMPNRDELLTDEGIVSVITALVGRDEAEGDDWLAGMLSELEGNEDQQNALHEMKAYWDGQGDDSLPLFACHLAADYFAEHGEKIRKPQTYLAAISYLMSQHATDTPLTQKEAGEAFDVTASSVSSAVRKIEDWFMEELSEFKK, from the coding sequence ATGCAAGTAGTTGGACGTAATGAACCGTGCCCGTGCGGCAGCGGTAAAAAATATAAAAAATGCTGTGCATCAAAAAAAGTCGTGAATCTGCAAACCCTCCTTGTCAACGAACAAATGGATCTGCAGCTGGCTTTTTTAAATGAAGGTAAAGCACCAAATCCACAGAACAACAAGGATTCTTACCAGTACATTCTCGAAGAAACGCAGGATGTGTTTGGCGAGCCTCAATTTTTAACCGTTTATTTAACCTACTTATTTGGCTTAAGAGAAACACCTTCTCATTGGGAAACTTTCCTGGATGAGCGTATTCCTCAAATGGAAAGACCTCGCATGAAGGAGCTCGCTTCTGAGTGGAGACAGCCGGTTTCAGTTGTGGCTGACGTTGGTGAAATGGATGAAGCAACACGTGAGGTCCAGATGACGGATCTGCTTGATGGAACGGTATATGATGTGATCATTCCGGAATTCCATTCATGGGCATCGATCGACTTTTTATTCACGTATCTGCTCCCGCTTGAGGATAAATGGGTGCCGTATGGCTTCATGTTCCCGTCTGTTTATACGAAGGATGAAAAATCAACACTCGTCAACCGTTTACAAGCAATGCCGAATCGCGATGAATTACTTACTGATGAAGGTATAGTTTCCGTGATCACGGCTCTCGTTGGACGTGACGAAGCGGAGGGTGATGACTGGCTTGCAGGAATGCTTTCAGAGCTTGAAGGCAATGAAGATCAGCAGAACGCGCTTCATGAAATGAAGGCGTACTGGGATGGACAGGGAGATGACTCGCTTCCGTTATTCGCGTGTCACTTAGCTGCAGATTATTTTGCCGAACACGGAGAGAAAATCCGCAAACCGCAAACCTATCTGGCTGCGATTTCCTACCTCATGTCACAGCACGCAACCGATACACCACTGACCCAAAAAGAAGCCGGTGAAGCCTTTGACGTCACCGCTTCAAGTGTGTCGTCAGCTGTAAGAAAGATTGAAGACTGGTTTATGGAAGAATTGAGTGAGTTTAAGAAATAA
- a CDS encoding DUF1028 domain-containing protein produces the protein MTYSIVAYDPVEKEWGVATQSKFLAVGAVVPHAVAGVGAVATQSYANTSYGPEAMTYIMAGKTAEETIKLLTDEDEDRDFRQVGIIDNQGNPATFTGSRCYDWAGGVTGKHYAVQGNILVEGTVEAMARAFENAEGSLAERMLASLAAGQAAGGDSRGQQSAALLVVKDKGGYGGYNDRYIDLRVDDHATPVDELIRIYRMHQLYFAKAKKEFVAKVEGEVERKLELQLARHGYLKDGMSIHQALRNYLHTENFEMREQAEGYVDMEVVEYMERS, from the coding sequence ATGACGTATTCCATTGTTGCGTATGATCCGGTTGAAAAAGAATGGGGCGTGGCGACGCAGTCAAAGTTTCTGGCGGTTGGTGCAGTCGTTCCGCATGCGGTGGCAGGTGTTGGAGCGGTCGCGACCCAGTCGTATGCCAATACGTCGTATGGACCAGAGGCGATGACGTACATAATGGCTGGTAAAACGGCTGAGGAAACGATCAAGCTGCTGACGGATGAAGATGAAGACCGTGATTTCCGGCAGGTCGGGATCATTGATAATCAGGGGAATCCAGCAACATTTACAGGCTCAAGATGTTACGACTGGGCAGGCGGCGTTACGGGTAAGCATTATGCGGTACAGGGGAATATTCTCGTGGAAGGCACTGTGGAAGCGATGGCAAGAGCGTTTGAAAACGCGGAAGGAAGCCTGGCTGAGCGGATGCTTGCCTCTCTTGCAGCGGGTCAGGCAGCTGGAGGAGATTCACGCGGTCAGCAATCCGCCGCGCTTTTAGTTGTGAAGGATAAAGGCGGCTATGGCGGCTATAATGACCGTTACATTGATCTCCGTGTTGATGATCACGCCACACCGGTTGATGAACTGATCCGCATTTACCGCATGCACCAGCTTTATTTTGCGAAAGCGAAGAAAGAATTCGTGGCGAAAGTTGAGGGTGAAGTCGAGCGAAAACTTGAGCTGCAGCTAGCACGCCACGGCTACTTAAAAGATGGCATGTCCATCCATCAGGCGCTGCGCAACTACCTCCACACGGAAAACTTCGAAATGCGCGAGCAGGCAGAAGGCTACGTGGATATGGAAGTTGTGGAGTATATGGAGAGAAGTTAA
- a CDS encoding aldo/keto reductase, with amino-acid sequence MKYRQLGNTDFRVSEVSFGTWAIGGAWGKKDDRESLRALHYAIDRGVNFFDTADVYGDGHSEELLAKATKGQEEHIHVATKFCRAGDIYDPKTYEMPQVEAYLDASLKRLERERVDLYQIHCPPKAILEDGSVFDVLDDLTRKGKIRYYGVSVETVEEGLICLQHPNVRSLQVIFNVFRQKPLEELFGEAHKKGVGIISRVPLASGLLTNKFTSDHQFEEDDHRRFNENGEQFNVGETFAGLGFQKGVELTKKLEWMEEGRGNMARAALRYILDQPEVSCVIPGFKNQAQIEENLNALHTPSFSGAELNKLRDFYHNEVHDHIRGAY; translated from the coding sequence ATGAAATACCGGCAGCTGGGAAATACCGATTTCAGAGTGAGTGAAGTCAGCTTCGGAACATGGGCGATCGGTGGTGCGTGGGGTAAAAAAGATGACCGTGAATCACTGCGGGCCCTGCATTACGCGATTGATCGTGGCGTAAACTTTTTTGATACGGCTGATGTATATGGCGACGGCCACAGCGAAGAGCTGCTGGCAAAAGCAACGAAGGGTCAGGAAGAACATATTCATGTCGCGACGAAATTTTGCCGTGCAGGTGATATTTATGATCCGAAAACGTATGAAATGCCGCAGGTTGAGGCATATTTAGATGCAAGCTTAAAAAGGCTGGAGCGGGAACGCGTTGATTTGTATCAAATTCACTGCCCGCCAAAAGCGATTTTGGAGGATGGCAGTGTGTTTGACGTCCTCGATGACCTGACGCGTAAAGGGAAAATACGGTATTACGGTGTTAGTGTCGAAACAGTAGAGGAAGGATTGATCTGTCTTCAGCATCCAAACGTTAGAAGTCTACAGGTGATCTTTAATGTTTTCAGACAAAAGCCGCTTGAGGAGCTTTTCGGTGAAGCCCATAAAAAAGGCGTCGGCATTATTTCAAGGGTGCCGCTTGCGAGCGGGCTGCTGACCAACAAATTCACAAGTGACCATCAGTTTGAAGAAGACGATCATCGCCGTTTCAATGAAAACGGTGAACAGTTTAACGTTGGGGAAACATTTGCAGGCCTCGGCTTTCAAAAAGGTGTCGAGCTGACGAAAAAGCTGGAATGGATGGAAGAAGGCCGCGGCAACATGGCACGCGCTGCCCTGCGTTACATTCTCGACCAGCCTGAAGTCAGCTGCGTCATCCCTGGGTTTAAAAACCAGGCCCAGATCGAAGAAAACTTAAATGCCCTTCATACCCCGTCATTTAGCGGAGCAGAACTGAATAAATTACGTGATTTTTACCATAACGAAGTACATGATCATATCAGGGGTGCTTACTAA
- a CDS encoding chromate transporter — MAFFRVGIFGFGGGPSSIPLVHKEVVEQYKWMSDEEFSDVLALGNAMPGPIATKMAGYIGYRVGGVVGMINAVLATTMPSVVAMILLLTVLNAYRDVAWVNGMAAAVVPVVGVMLAVLTWDFVKKSKGALGWGLAIVMIAGSLVLLEVLGVHPAIVILAILLYALLFGGKRGAKA, encoded by the coding sequence ATGGCGTTTTTCAGGGTAGGGATCTTTGGTTTCGGAGGAGGCCCTTCCTCGATTCCGCTCGTTCATAAGGAAGTTGTGGAGCAGTATAAATGGATGAGTGATGAAGAGTTTTCAGATGTACTCGCGCTCGGTAACGCAATGCCGGGGCCGATTGCAACGAAAATGGCAGGCTATATCGGGTATCGTGTAGGCGGCGTGGTCGGGATGATCAATGCAGTGCTGGCCACAACGATGCCTTCGGTCGTGGCGATGATTCTATTGCTGACCGTGTTAAATGCGTACCGGGACGTTGCCTGGGTAAACGGGATGGCTGCTGCGGTTGTACCGGTTGTCGGGGTGATGCTGGCCGTTTTGACGTGGGATTTTGTGAAGAAATCCAAAGGTGCGCTCGGCTGGGGCCTCGCGATTGTGATGATCGCGGGAAGCCTTGTGCTGCTTGAGGTGCTTGGCGTGCATCCGGCGATTGTGATTCTGGCGATTTTACTGTATGCCCTTCTTTTCGGTGGGAAGAGAGGTGCGAAGGCATGA
- a CDS encoding nuclease-related domain-containing protein yields MHFTERNESLKYQELLALRRRLPEHHPSQHEIVKRIIPHEAGLHGEQYFDKITQPLLNPHCVNLRNITLFAFSEPIQIDSLFITPNFILICEIKNMVGSLFFDYKGGGMSRSISGVEEFFACPVTQVERHKDGLEQLLSEIGVRIPVIELVVYTNSKVKFTVKENELFLYQKIIRIEKLNRKIRQLYEIYPNKKLNMNELNHLKGLLLRKAVKPTRTPLLESLSISEKDIKTGVLCLSCHQRLLMVHGGWKCMTCFEGNGDAFQQSVMDYFILLKDYANTRELQLFLDMKSIRDTGERIKPLKLTKVGNQRPSIFQSPLHFVKKG; encoded by the coding sequence ATGCATTTTACAGAGCGAAATGAATCGTTAAAATATCAGGAATTACTCGCGCTGCGAAGGCGATTGCCGGAGCACCACCCCTCCCAACATGAGATTGTTAAAAGAATTATCCCTCATGAAGCAGGCCTGCATGGTGAACAATATTTTGACAAAATCACACAGCCGCTGCTAAATCCTCATTGTGTAAATCTACGAAATATCACCCTATTTGCTTTTTCAGAACCCATCCAAATTGACTCTCTATTTATTACGCCCAATTTTATATTAATCTGTGAAATTAAAAATATGGTAGGATCCCTGTTCTTTGACTATAAGGGAGGCGGTATGAGTCGTTCTATCAGCGGTGTTGAGGAGTTTTTTGCATGTCCGGTTACCCAGGTGGAGAGACATAAAGACGGACTCGAACAGCTGTTGTCAGAGATCGGTGTTCGCATACCAGTCATTGAACTGGTTGTTTATACGAATAGTAAGGTCAAGTTTACGGTAAAAGAAAATGAACTGTTTCTTTATCAAAAAATCATTCGTATTGAAAAGCTGAATCGAAAAATCCGGCAATTATATGAGATCTATCCAAATAAAAAGTTGAACATGAATGAATTGAATCATCTGAAAGGTCTTTTGTTGAGGAAAGCAGTGAAACCGACGAGAACACCACTACTGGAATCGCTATCCATTAGTGAAAAAGATATAAAAACAGGCGTTTTGTGCCTATCGTGTCATCAGCGGCTTTTGATGGTTCATGGTGGTTGGAAATGTATGACATGTTTTGAGGGGAATGGTGATGCTTTTCAACAATCGGTTATGGACTACTTTATTTTGTTAAAAGATTATGCAAATACGCGTGAACTTCAGCTGTTTTTGGATATGAAATCGATTCGGGATACAGGGGAGAGGATTAAGCCATTGAAGCTTACGAAGGTGGGCAATCAACGGCCGTCTATATTTCAGAGCCCACTTCACTTTGTGAAGAAAGGTTAA
- the hpf gene encoding ribosome hibernation-promoting factor, HPF/YfiA family — translation MLNYNVRGENIEVTPAIREYVEKKIDKLERYFNDTPDANVHVNLKVYNDKQTKVEVTIPMPRLTLRAEERHEEMYAAIDLILDKLERQIRKHKTKVNRKFREKGNEPEFFATSVDAENGIEELEPVAVGADDDGDDSEFDIVRTKTFNLKPMDSEEAVLQMNMLGHSFYVFTDAESNGTNIVYKRKDGKYGLIETEA, via the coding sequence ATGTTGAATTATAATGTCAGAGGAGAAAATATCGAGGTAACTCCAGCAATCCGCGAATACGTGGAGAAGAAAATCGACAAGCTAGAGCGCTATTTCAACGATACACCTGATGCCAACGTGCATGTTAACCTAAAGGTGTATAACGATAAACAAACGAAAGTGGAAGTCACGATTCCAATGCCACGACTTACCCTTCGTGCTGAAGAGCGTCATGAAGAAATGTATGCTGCGATTGATCTGATCTTAGATAAATTAGAGCGCCAGATCCGCAAACATAAAACTAAAGTAAACCGTAAATTCCGCGAAAAAGGCAATGAGCCTGAATTCTTCGCAACAAGCGTAGATGCGGAAAACGGAATTGAAGAACTTGAGCCGGTAGCAGTCGGCGCAGATGATGACGGAGACGACAGCGAATTCGACATCGTGCGTACAAAAACATTCAACCTGAAACCAATGGACAGCGAAGAAGCCGTCCTTCAAATGAACATGCTGGGCCACAGCTTCTACGTCTTCACTGATGCAGAATCAAACGGCACAAACATCGTCTACAAACGTAAAGACGGCAAATACGGGCTGATCGAAACAGAAGCCTGA
- a CDS encoding chromate transporter yields the protein MIYWEIFLAFFIPGILGYGGGPASIPLVENEVVDRYGWMTTQEFSEVLALGNSLPGPIATKMAGYIGYAEGGILGAGVALFATVAPSLILMVVLLGLIMKYKDSPRVKKMSTLVRPTIAVLLGVMTWGFFADAIEASGTVQTVVLAVISFVLLERFKVHPAFVIAGALVYGAVFLG from the coding sequence ATGATTTACTGGGAAATCTTTTTAGCATTTTTTATTCCGGGAATATTAGGTTACGGCGGTGGTCCGGCTTCGATTCCGCTCGTTGAAAATGAAGTGGTGGACCGTTACGGCTGGATGACGACGCAGGAATTTTCAGAGGTGCTGGCACTCGGAAATTCACTGCCGGGTCCGATCGCAACGAAGATGGCAGGATATATCGGTTATGCGGAAGGCGGCATTTTGGGTGCAGGTGTTGCGCTGTTTGCAACCGTTGCGCCGTCACTCATTTTAATGGTCGTACTTTTAGGACTTATTATGAAATATAAAGACTCGCCACGCGTGAAAAAAATGTCTACGCTTGTGCGCCCGACCATTGCGGTGCTGCTGGGCGTGATGACGTGGGGGTTTTTCGCAGATGCGATTGAGGCGAGTGGCACGGTTCAGACGGTCGTGCTGGCTGTGATCAGCTTTGTGCTGCTGGAGCGTTTTAAAGTTCATCCGGCTTTTGTCATTGCCGGGGCGCTGGTTTATGGAGCGGTTTTCTTAGGGTAA
- the ggt gene encoding gamma-glutamyltransferase — MNQDYLYHPFASQRNTVFAKRGMVATSQPLAAQAGLEILQKGGNAIDAAIATAAALTVVEPTSNGIGGDAFALVWTKGKLHGLNASGPAPQSISIEKLKEKGHDKMPVFGVEPVTVPGVPAAWAELSDKHGKLPFEELLQPAIRLAEEGYPVSPILGKYWKLAAKKFQEIFKGDVYKPWFDTFTPDGKIPEIGEMFTSKGHADTLKEIAATKAESFYRGALAEKIDTYMKEHGGYLAKEDLADFAPEWVEPVSANYRGYDVWEIPPNGQGMIALMALNIAKGFEFNEFQSADSYHKQIEAMKLAFTDGKAFITEPEDMPISTEELLSDGYAEKRRAQIGEEALNPEPMALPKGGTVYLAAADDEGNMISYIQSNYMGFGSGVVIPGTGIALQNRGHDFSLDPEHPNALKPGKRTYHTIIPGFLTKDGEPVGPFGVMGGYMQPQGHFQVAVNTIDFHLNPQAALDAPRWQWINGKTVHVEPHFPNHLAQALVRKGHTIQVTTDGGSFGRGQIIWRDPKTGVLRGGTESRTDGHIAAW, encoded by the coding sequence ATGAATCAGGATTATTTGTATCATCCGTTTGCGTCTCAGCGGAATACGGTGTTTGCGAAGCGTGGGATGGTGGCGACGTCTCAGCCGCTTGCTGCTCAGGCGGGGCTTGAGATTTTGCAGAAGGGTGGCAATGCGATTGATGCGGCGATTGCGACGGCTGCTGCGTTGACGGTTGTGGAGCCGACGTCTAATGGGATTGGCGGGGATGCGTTTGCCCTGGTCTGGACGAAAGGGAAGCTGCATGGTTTAAATGCCAGTGGACCGGCGCCGCAGTCGATTTCCATTGAAAAACTGAAGGAAAAAGGGCATGATAAAATGCCGGTGTTTGGTGTGGAGCCTGTAACGGTTCCGGGCGTTCCGGCCGCTTGGGCTGAGCTTTCTGACAAGCATGGAAAGCTTCCATTTGAGGAGCTGTTACAGCCGGCGATTCGTTTAGCTGAAGAGGGGTATCCGGTTTCACCGATCCTCGGGAAGTACTGGAAGCTTGCAGCGAAGAAGTTTCAGGAGATTTTTAAGGGTGATGTGTATAAGCCTTGGTTTGATACGTTTACACCGGATGGTAAGATTCCTGAAATCGGTGAGATGTTCACGTCAAAAGGTCATGCGGATACGTTAAAGGAAATTGCTGCAACGAAGGCTGAGAGCTTTTACCGCGGGGCACTTGCTGAAAAAATTGATACATATATGAAGGAGCATGGCGGCTATTTAGCGAAAGAGGATCTGGCGGATTTTGCACCTGAATGGGTGGAGCCGGTTTCTGCAAATTACCGCGGTTATGATGTGTGGGAAATTCCGCCGAACGGTCAGGGAATGATTGCTCTGATGGCGCTCAATATTGCGAAGGGCTTTGAGTTTAATGAATTTCAGAGCGCGGACAGCTATCATAAGCAGATTGAAGCGATGAAGCTTGCGTTTACAGATGGAAAAGCGTTTATTACTGAGCCTGAGGATATGCCGATTTCAACAGAGGAGCTGCTGTCTGACGGGTACGCTGAGAAACGCCGCGCGCAGATTGGTGAAGAGGCTTTGAATCCTGAGCCGATGGCGCTTCCTAAAGGTGGCACGGTTTATTTAGCGGCGGCTGATGATGAGGGGAATATGATTTCCTATATTCAGAGTAATTATATGGGCTTTGGATCGGGTGTGGTGATTCCGGGTACGGGAATTGCGCTGCAGAACCGCGGGCATGATTTCAGCCTGGACCCTGAGCATCCGAATGCCTTGAAGCCTGGTAAGCGGACGTATCATACGATTATTCCGGGCTTTTTAACGAAGGATGGAGAGCCGGTTGGACCGTTTGGCGTGATGGGTGGATATATGCAGCCTCAGGGACATTTTCAGGTGGCGGTCAATACGATTGATTTTCATTTAAATCCACAGGCGGCACTTGATGCGCCGAGATGGCAGTGGATCAATGGAAAAACGGTTCACGTTGAGCCGCATTTTCCAAATCATTTAGCGCAGGCACTTGTGCGCAAGGGACATACGATTCAGGTAACGACAGACGGCGGATCGTTTGGCCGCGGTCAGATTATCTGGCGTGACCCAAAAACAGGTGTGCTTCGCGGGGGAACGGAATCCCGTACAGATGGACATATTGCAGCGTGGTGA
- the prfB gene encoding peptide chain release factor 2 (programmed frameshift), producing MELSDVRNELEKTASVLADFRGSLDLENKEARLAEIDELMVEPDFWDDQQKAQGIISEQNGLKDVVNGYHNLVDTQENLELTLELLREEPDEDMKAELVTELKEFRQTLDEFELQLLLSEPYDKNNAILELHPGAGGTESQDWGSMLLRMYQRWGEKRGFKVETLDYLPGDEAGIKSVTLLFKGHNAYGYLKAEKGVHRLVRISPFDSSGRRHTSFVSCDIMPEFNDEIEIEIRTEDLKVDTYRASGAGGQHINTTDSAVRITHIPTGSVVSCQSERSQIKNRDQAMKMLKAKLYQLKIEEQEQKLADIRGEQKEIGWGSQIRSYVFHPYSMVKDHRTSTESGNVQGVMDGDLDPFINAYLRSKITN from the exons ATGGAATTATCAGATGTAAGAAACGAGCTCGAAAAAACAGCCAGCGTTTTGGCGGACTTCAGGGGGTCTCTT GACTTAGAAAACAAAGAGGCACGACTGGCGGAAATTGATGAATTAATGGTGGAGCCTGATTTCTGGGATGACCAGCAAAAAGCACAGGGCATCATCAGTGAACAGAACGGCTTAAAAGATGTCGTAAATGGCTACCATAACCTCGTTGATACGCAGGAAAATCTTGAGTTAACGCTTGAACTGCTTCGTGAAGAGCCTGATGAGGATATGAAGGCAGAGCTTGTGACAGAGCTGAAGGAATTCAGACAGACGCTTGATGAGTTTGAGCTGCAGCTTCTGTTGAGTGAGCCTTATGATAAAAACAATGCCATCCTGGAGCTTCACCCGGGTGCAGGTGGAACAGAGTCTCAGGACTGGGGTTCTATGCTTTTGCGCATGTATCAGCGCTGGGGTGAAAAGCGTGGCTTCAAGGTGGAGACGCTTGACTATCTTCCGGGAGATGAAGCCGGTATTAAATCAGTTACGCTTTTATTTAAAGGGCATAACGCTTACGGTTATCTGAAGGCTGAGAAAGGTGTACACCGTCTCGTCCGGATTTCTCCGTTCGATTCATCAGGCCGTCGTCATACATCGTTTGTATCGTGTGACATTATGCCGGAATTTAATGATGAAATTGAAATCGAAATCCGCACAGAGGATCTGAAAGTCGATACGTACCGTGCAAGCGGCGCCGGCGGTCAGCACATCAATACAACCGATTCAGCGGTCCGGATCACGCACATTCCAACTGGTTCCGTTGTATCGTGTCAGTCTGAGCGTTCCCAGATTAAAAACCGGGATCAGGCGATGAAGATGCTGAAAGCTAAGCTTTACCAGTTGAAAATCGAAGAGCAGGAGCAAAAACTTGCTGATATTCGCGGCGAGCAAAAAGAAATCGGCTGGGGAAGCCAGATCCGCTCTTACGTTTTCCACCCATACTCCATGGTGAAGGATCACCGCACGAGTACCGAATCCGGAAACGTACAGGGCGTAATGGACGGCGATCTGGATCCGTTTATCAATGCTTATCTGCGTTCGAAGATTACGAATTAA